One genomic window of Paraburkholderia phytofirmans PsJN includes the following:
- a CDS encoding M20 aminoacylase family protein yields MSEAARFTEVSDLAPAAESLREIRHHIHHHPELAYEEHQTSALVAQKLEEWGWQVTRGVGKTGVVGTLKVGDGKRSIGIRADMDALPIIEQTGLPYASGTHGKMHACGHDGHTTMLLGAAQRLAATRNFSGTVHLYFQPAEESGIDSGALKMINDGLFERFPCDAVFGVHNHPGEEPGVLLFRKGPFMSAGDKAIVTIEGVGGHAARPHLTVDPVVVAASIVMALQTIVARNVDPSQPAVVTVGSMHAGTANNVISSSAKLELSVRSFSPEVRALLKKRITELAESQAASYGGKAVVEYIEGYPVVVNSDAETDFAVEVARELVGDDKVVAQTDILMGSEDFAFMLQKRPGTFLRIGNGAGEDGCMVHNPHYDFNDRNLPVGAAFWTRLVERYLGQ; encoded by the coding sequence ATGAGCGAAGCCGCGCGTTTTACCGAAGTGTCCGATCTGGCGCCCGCCGCCGAGAGCCTGCGCGAAATTCGCCATCACATTCACCACCACCCGGAACTCGCCTACGAGGAACACCAGACGAGCGCGCTGGTCGCGCAGAAGCTCGAAGAATGGGGCTGGCAGGTCACGCGCGGCGTCGGCAAGACGGGCGTGGTGGGCACGTTGAAGGTGGGCGACGGCAAGCGCAGTATCGGCATTCGCGCCGACATGGACGCGCTGCCGATCATCGAGCAAACCGGCCTGCCGTACGCGAGCGGCACGCACGGCAAGATGCACGCATGCGGCCACGACGGCCACACCACGATGCTGCTCGGCGCCGCGCAACGTCTCGCGGCCACGCGCAATTTTTCGGGCACGGTGCATCTGTATTTTCAGCCGGCCGAGGAGAGCGGCATCGACAGCGGGGCGCTGAAGATGATCAACGACGGCCTGTTCGAGCGCTTTCCGTGCGACGCCGTGTTCGGCGTGCACAACCATCCGGGCGAAGAACCGGGCGTGCTGTTGTTCCGCAAAGGGCCGTTCATGTCGGCGGGCGACAAGGCGATCGTCACGATCGAAGGCGTCGGCGGCCACGCGGCGCGTCCGCATCTGACCGTCGATCCGGTCGTGGTGGCGGCGAGCATCGTGATGGCGTTGCAAACCATCGTCGCGCGTAACGTCGATCCGTCGCAACCGGCGGTGGTGACCGTCGGATCCATGCATGCGGGCACCGCGAACAACGTCATTTCGAGCAGCGCGAAACTGGAGTTGAGCGTGCGTTCATTCAGCCCCGAAGTGCGCGCGCTGCTGAAAAAACGCATTACCGAACTCGCCGAAAGTCAGGCCGCGAGCTATGGCGGCAAGGCGGTGGTGGAATACATCGAGGGCTATCCGGTGGTGGTCAATTCGGATGCCGAAACGGATTTCGCGGTGGAGGTGGCGCGCGAACTGGTCGGCGACGACAAGGTGGTCGCGCAGACCGACATCCTGATGGGCAGCGAAGACTTCGCCTTCATGCTGCAAAAACGGCCGGGCACGTTCCTGCGCATCGGCAACGGCGCGGGCGAGGACGGCTGCATGGTGCACAACCCGCACTACGACTTCAACGACCGCAATCTGCCGGTCGGCGCGGCGTTCTGGACGCGGCTGGTGGAGCGCTATCTGGGGCAGTGA
- a CDS encoding LysR family transcriptional regulator: protein MKPQQLQAFVAAAHHRSLRAAARELGVTQPAVTHTIRELESALNAELMVRSVRGIELTACGLALLPRAEQLLGDMRRTVEAVEQVKGELAGKVSVGTMPSIALTALPHAVSKFRRAMPLVNLHLEEVTIPDAVARLRNGALDIAAIHHVQALDSDLVQAPLYSTQFVVAMRAGHPLANVTRLHELLDAEWIVTVGADHFPHSVMMAMFAAHGLPVPKRLVRAPSSFAVTLGLVSQTDVIGCFTRPLAQMVAPLGIRIAQIEEVLPSYDLSIISRRGLLPTPAVLQFASCLQDATRESMATAG from the coding sequence ATGAAACCGCAGCAGTTGCAAGCGTTCGTCGCCGCCGCCCATCACCGCAGCCTGCGCGCCGCCGCGCGCGAGCTCGGGGTGACGCAGCCAGCCGTGACGCACACGATCCGCGAACTCGAAAGCGCGTTGAATGCAGAATTGATGGTGCGCAGCGTGCGTGGCATCGAATTGACGGCATGCGGGCTCGCGCTGCTGCCGCGCGCAGAGCAGTTGCTGGGCGACATGCGGCGCACTGTCGAAGCCGTCGAACAGGTAAAGGGAGAACTCGCCGGCAAGGTGAGCGTGGGCACCATGCCGTCGATCGCGCTCACGGCGTTGCCGCACGCGGTCTCCAAGTTTCGCCGCGCGATGCCGCTGGTCAATCTGCATCTGGAAGAAGTGACGATTCCGGACGCCGTCGCGCGTTTGCGCAACGGCGCGCTGGATATCGCGGCGATCCATCACGTGCAGGCGCTCGACAGCGATCTGGTGCAGGCGCCGCTCTACTCGACGCAGTTCGTCGTCGCCATGCGCGCCGGGCATCCGCTTGCCAACGTGACGCGCCTGCATGAACTGCTCGACGCGGAGTGGATCGTGACCGTGGGCGCCGATCACTTCCCGCACAGCGTGATGATGGCAATGTTCGCCGCGCACGGCTTGCCGGTGCCGAAGCGTTTGGTACGTGCGCCGTCGTCGTTCGCGGTGACGCTCGGCCTCGTGTCGCAAACCGATGTGATCGGCTGCTTCACGCGGCCGCTTGCGCAGATGGTCGCGCCGCTCGGCATTCGCATCGCGCAGATCGAAGAGGTGCTGCCGAGCTACGATCTCAGCATCATTTCGCGGCGCGGCCTGCTGCCGACGCCGGCCGTGCTGCAGTTCGCGTCGTGCCTGCAGGATGCGACACGGGAGAGTATGGCGACGGCCGGATAG
- the phnN gene encoding phosphonate metabolism protein/1,5-bisphosphokinase (PRPP-forming) PhnN, protein MTGRLIYVMGPSGAGKDSLLEFARKHLMGEPILFAHRYITRPSGNGEAHVALSVEEFAARSVLGLFALEWSSHSLRYGIGIELDAWLARGCTVVVNGSRQHLQHVLARYPHTEVVHVDAAPHILEARLGARARESAEQVAARLARRAPFSLPDGVRCTTIDNSGALDEAGHELIAFLKAEADVQ, encoded by the coding sequence ATGACAGGTCGTTTGATTTATGTAATGGGGCCGTCCGGCGCGGGCAAGGACTCGTTGCTGGAATTCGCGCGCAAGCATTTGATGGGCGAGCCGATTCTGTTCGCGCATCGCTATATCACGCGGCCGAGCGGCAATGGCGAGGCGCATGTGGCATTGAGCGTCGAAGAGTTCGCGGCGCGTTCCGTGCTCGGCCTGTTCGCGCTCGAGTGGTCGAGTCACTCGCTGCGCTATGGCATTGGTATCGAACTCGACGCGTGGCTTGCGCGCGGCTGCACGGTGGTCGTCAACGGCTCACGGCAGCATCTGCAGCACGTGCTGGCGCGTTATCCGCACACGGAAGTCGTGCACGTGGACGCCGCGCCGCATATTCTCGAAGCGCGGCTCGGTGCGCGGGCTCGTGAGTCGGCGGAACAGGTGGCGGCGCGGCTCGCGCGCCGCGCGCCGTTCTCGTTGCCGGATGGCGTGCGCTGCACCACGATCGACAATTCCGGCGCGCTCGACGAAGCGGGACATGAGTTGATCGCGTTTTTAAAAGCGGAAGCCGACGTTCAGTAA
- a CDS encoding DUF1045 domain-containing protein, whose translation MSGGQWNAEARFAVYYAPSRESAWWQAGSAWLARDAESGERCEAPQPSELKRPLVELTEAPRRYGWHGTLVAPFRLADGVTQAHVLQTTREWAQTQSAFALPVEAATLGDFVALRPADPEGESSIRRVAASALQTLDALRARQSAAELARRLAAPLSERQRALLMEWDYPYVFDEFRFHMTLSSSLADTQERAALVAWWQARTPALGPLLVDHAALFVEPAPGEPFVLWQRMPFRNDEVK comes from the coding sequence ATGAGCGGCGGGCAATGGAACGCCGAGGCTCGTTTTGCCGTGTATTACGCCCCGTCGCGTGAATCGGCGTGGTGGCAGGCCGGTTCGGCATGGCTCGCGCGCGACGCGGAAAGCGGCGAGCGCTGCGAGGCGCCGCAACCTTCGGAACTCAAACGTCCACTTGTCGAGTTGACCGAAGCACCGCGCCGATACGGCTGGCACGGCACACTGGTCGCGCCGTTTCGACTCGCCGATGGCGTGACGCAGGCACACGTATTGCAAACCACGCGTGAATGGGCGCAAACGCAAAGCGCATTTGCGTTGCCGGTGGAAGCCGCGACGCTCGGCGATTTCGTTGCACTGAGACCGGCCGACCCGGAGGGCGAAAGCAGCATTCGTCGTGTGGCGGCCAGCGCGTTGCAAACGCTCGATGCCTTGCGCGCGCGCCAGTCCGCCGCCGAGTTGGCGCGTCGTTTGGCAGCTCCGCTCAGCGAACGGCAGCGCGCGTTGCTGATGGAATGGGATTACCCATACGTGTTCGACGAATTCCGTTTTCACATGACGCTCTCCAGTTCGCTCGCCGATACGCAGGAACGCGCCGCGCTGGTCGCATGGTGGCAGGCGCGTACGCCCGCGCTCGGGCCGCTGCTTGTCGACCACGCTGCGCTCTTCGTCGAGCCGGCGCCCGGCGAGCCGTTCGTGTTGTGGCAGCGTATGCCGTTCCGGAACGACGAGGTGAAATAA
- the phnF gene encoding phosphonate metabolism transcriptional regulator PhnF, translated as MTSNDNATPGTMLERGAGVAVWRQIEQILAAEIAASGFGEEGRLPSEGELAKRFDVNRHTVRRAMLGLAALGLVSVEQGRGTFVQPGAIDYTIGRRTRFTENLRQQHHAAAGTMLSAARVKAEPSVAKALSLRAGASVYRIESLHESDGVPLTFARNWYPAARFVDLPEVLERTGGITKAMAEFGVNDYLRKWSRIGSVLPEPEVARRLNINRQQPVLWVENVDVDLQGTPVKYGFTHFAADRVQLLVEHDL; from the coding sequence ATGACATCGAACGACAACGCGACGCCGGGCACGATGCTCGAACGCGGCGCGGGCGTTGCCGTGTGGCGGCAGATCGAGCAGATCCTGGCGGCGGAAATCGCCGCCAGCGGTTTCGGCGAAGAAGGGCGCCTGCCGAGCGAGGGCGAGCTGGCCAAACGCTTCGACGTGAACCGGCATACCGTGCGCCGTGCCATGCTGGGTCTCGCGGCGTTGGGCCTCGTCAGCGTCGAGCAGGGGCGCGGCACCTTCGTGCAACCCGGCGCCATCGACTATACGATTGGCCGCCGCACGCGGTTTACGGAAAACTTGCGCCAGCAGCATCACGCGGCGGCGGGCACGATGTTGTCGGCCGCGCGCGTGAAGGCCGAGCCGAGCGTCGCGAAGGCGTTGAGTCTGCGGGCCGGCGCATCGGTGTATCGGATCGAATCGCTCCACGAGTCCGACGGCGTGCCGCTCACGTTCGCGCGCAACTGGTATCCGGCGGCGCGTTTCGTGGACCTGCCGGAAGTGCTGGAGCGCACCGGCGGCATCACCAAGGCCATGGCGGAATTCGGTGTCAACGACTATCTGCGCAAGTGGAGCCGTATCGGCAGCGTGCTGCCCGAGCCGGAGGTGGCGCGGCGTTTGAATATCAATCGTCAGCAACCGGTGCTGTGGGTCGAAAACGTCGATGTCGATCTGCAAGGCACGCCGGTCAAATACGGCTTCACGCACTTCGCCGCAGACCGCGTGCAACTGCTGGTGGAGCACGACCTATGA
- the phnG gene encoding phosphonate C-P lyase system protein PhnG, translated as MSATSASPSSAPSSAVRRAWMAVLARTPRAELEAALERALHDIPTPKYDWLRPPEIGLAMVRGRIGGSGDPFNLGEATVTRATLRLRAPGDAAAAVGVACHLGRDRRRAELAALADALLQMPEHHAVLHQQLIEPFAAQLAAKRAKRQQDAAATRVEFFTMVRGD; from the coding sequence ATGAGTGCCACTTCCGCCTCGCCTTCCTCCGCTCCGTCATCGGCTGTCCGGCGCGCATGGATGGCCGTGCTGGCCCGCACGCCACGCGCTGAGCTTGAAGCCGCGCTCGAACGCGCGCTGCACGACATCCCCACTCCCAAGTATGACTGGCTGCGTCCGCCCGAGATCGGGCTCGCGATGGTGCGCGGGCGCATCGGCGGCAGCGGGGATCCGTTCAATCTCGGCGAAGCCACGGTCACGCGCGCCACCTTGCGTCTGCGCGCGCCAGGCGACGCGGCCGCCGCTGTCGGCGTGGCATGCCATCTCGGCCGCGACCGCCGCCGCGCCGAACTGGCCGCGCTAGCAGACGCGCTCCTGCAAATGCCGGAGCATCACGCCGTCTTGCATCAGCAATTGATCGAGCCGTTCGCCGCGCAACTGGCCGCGAAACGCGCCAAGCGGCAACAGGACGCCGCGGCCACGCGCGTCGAATTCTTCACGATGGTCCGGGGCGACTGA
- the phnH gene encoding phosphonate C-P lyase system protein PhnH produces the protein MENSQIALSTALSTLAPGFADPVHDTQAVFRTLLDVLSRPSTVGMVENVLPDVRDTSAELAAFAALLALCDYATPVWLAQPDMAFASALRFHTGAPLVDEPGQAAFAYIHDAGAMPPLESFALGAAESPEQSVTLLIRVEALTGGAPVVLSGPGIQHTATIAPVGLPEHFWRERAALAPLFPCGVDCYLVCGARLIGLPRTTQAKVN, from the coding sequence ATGGAAAACTCACAGATTGCGCTGTCTACCGCGTTGTCCACTTTAGCGCCGGGTTTTGCAGACCCAGTGCATGACACCCAGGCGGTGTTTCGCACCCTGCTCGATGTGCTGTCACGTCCGAGCACGGTCGGCATGGTCGAGAACGTGCTGCCCGATGTGCGTGACACGAGCGCAGAACTCGCCGCTTTCGCCGCGCTGCTCGCGCTCTGCGACTACGCGACGCCCGTGTGGCTCGCACAACCCGATATGGCCTTCGCCTCGGCACTGCGCTTTCATACCGGCGCACCGCTCGTCGACGAACCGGGACAAGCCGCGTTTGCCTATATCCACGACGCGGGCGCGATGCCGCCGCTGGAAAGCTTCGCACTCGGCGCGGCGGAATCGCCCGAGCAATCGGTCACGTTGCTGATCCGTGTCGAGGCGCTGACGGGTGGCGCCCCGGTCGTGCTGAGCGGCCCCGGCATCCAGCACACGGCCACGATTGCGCCGGTCGGCTTGCCCGAACATTTCTGGCGCGAACGCGCCGCGCTCGCGCCGCTGTTTCCTTGCGGCGTCGATTGCTATCTCGTCTGCGGCGCGCGCCTGATCGGCCTGCCGCGCACAACTCAAGCGAAGGTGAACTGA
- a CDS encoding carbon-phosphorus lyase complex subunit PhnI, translated as MYVAVKGGERAIEASWRLLDKARRGDTRLAELSVAQIREQLRLAVARVMTEGSVYDEELAALAIKQAAGDLVEAIFLLRAYRTTLPRFGYTQPIDTEAMQTERRISATFKDVPGGQLLGATYDYTQRLLDFALLAEGDAAASVAPPPSSQAAAVETETMPRVVSLLDKEGLIEQERPTPNAAEPGDLTREPLAFPASRATRLQNLARGDEGFLLAMGYATQRGYANSHPFAGEIRFGTIAVEMELDELGETVEIGDIDITECQMINQFAGSGEVPPTFTQGYGLAFGHSERKAMAMALVDRALRAEELGETLASPTQDIEFMLSHSDNVEASGFVQHLKLPHYVDFQSELELVRRLRAKHYSMQSQEEGTDQPSGQQEQAA; from the coding sequence ATGTACGTTGCCGTCAAGGGTGGAGAACGCGCGATCGAAGCGTCGTGGCGTCTGCTCGACAAGGCACGCCGCGGCGACACGCGGCTGGCCGAACTCAGCGTCGCGCAGATTCGCGAACAACTGCGCCTCGCGGTGGCGCGCGTGATGACCGAAGGCTCGGTCTACGATGAAGAACTCGCCGCGCTGGCCATCAAGCAGGCTGCCGGCGATCTGGTCGAAGCGATCTTTCTGCTGCGCGCGTATCGCACCACGTTGCCGCGCTTCGGCTACACGCAGCCGATCGATACCGAAGCGATGCAAACAGAGCGTCGCATTTCGGCGACCTTCAAAGACGTGCCCGGCGGGCAGTTGCTGGGCGCAACTTACGATTACACGCAGCGTCTGCTGGATTTTGCGTTGCTGGCCGAAGGCGATGCGGCTGCTAGCGTAGCGCCGCCGCCTTCGAGTCAAGCCGCCGCAGTGGAAACAGAAACGATGCCGCGCGTCGTGAGCCTGCTCGACAAGGAAGGGTTGATCGAACAGGAACGCCCCACGCCGAATGCAGCGGAACCCGGCGACCTCACGCGCGAGCCGCTCGCCTTTCCGGCGAGCCGCGCCACGCGCCTGCAAAATCTCGCGCGCGGCGACGAAGGCTTTCTGCTTGCGATGGGTTACGCGACACAGCGCGGCTACGCGAATTCGCATCCGTTCGCGGGCGAGATCCGCTTCGGCACGATCGCCGTGGAAATGGAACTCGACGAACTCGGCGAAACGGTCGAAATCGGCGACATCGACATCACCGAATGCCAGATGATCAACCAGTTTGCCGGCAGCGGCGAGGTGCCGCCCACGTTCACACAAGGCTACGGTCTCGCGTTCGGCCACTCAGAGCGTAAGGCCATGGCGATGGCGCTCGTCGACCGCGCGCTGCGCGCCGAAGAACTCGGCGAAACGCTTGCCTCGCCGACGCAGGATATCGAATTCATGCTCTCGCATAGCGATAACGTCGAGGCGTCCGGTTTCGTGCAGCATCTGAAGCTGCCGCATTATGTCGACTTTCAATCGGAGCTGGAACTCGTGCGCCGTTTGCGCGCGAAGCATTATTCCATGCAGAGCCAGGAAGAAGGCACGGATCAACCCAGCGGTCAGCAGGAGCAGGCAGCATGA
- a CDS encoding alpha-D-ribose 1-methylphosphonate 5-phosphate C-P-lyase PhnJ, with the protein MNAPETSFATAPTASYDSAADGYNFAYLDEQTKRMLRRALLKAVAVPGYQVPFASREMPLPFGWGTGGIQVTAAIIGKQDTLKVIDQGSDETTNAVNIRRFFARTTGVPTTRRTVDATIIQTRHRIPEAPLTEKQILVYQVPMPEPLFRLEPRVAECKKLHALADYGLISVKLYEDIVHHGSIATTYDYPVIVNHRYLASPSPIPKFDNPKMHMNPALQLFGAGRERRIHAIPPYTPVRSLDFDDHPFEVQKWQHACALCGSTESFLDEMIVDDAGKRMFVCSDSDYCHERRGDVDLDLPSREARKGEPA; encoded by the coding sequence ATGAACGCGCCCGAAACATCTTTCGCAACCGCGCCCACGGCGTCATACGACAGCGCCGCCGACGGCTACAACTTCGCGTACCTCGACGAACAGACCAAACGCATGCTGCGCCGCGCCTTGCTCAAGGCCGTGGCCGTGCCGGGTTATCAGGTGCCGTTCGCCTCGCGTGAAATGCCGCTGCCGTTCGGCTGGGGCACCGGCGGCATTCAGGTCACCGCGGCGATCATCGGCAAACAGGACACGCTGAAGGTGATCGATCAGGGCTCCGACGAAACCACCAACGCGGTCAACATCCGCCGCTTCTTCGCGCGCACGACCGGCGTGCCGACCACGCGCCGCACCGTCGACGCGACGATCATCCAGACGCGTCACCGCATTCCCGAAGCGCCGCTCACCGAGAAGCAAATCCTCGTCTATCAGGTGCCGATGCCCGAGCCGCTGTTTCGCCTCGAACCGCGTGTCGCCGAATGCAAGAAGCTGCATGCGCTCGCCGATTACGGCCTGATCAGCGTAAAGCTCTACGAGGATATCGTGCATCACGGCAGCATCGCGACCACGTACGACTACCCGGTGATCGTCAACCATCGCTACCTTGCCTCGCCCTCGCCGATTCCGAAGTTCGACAATCCGAAGATGCATATGAACCCCGCGCTGCAATTGTTCGGCGCCGGCCGCGAACGGCGCATTCATGCAATTCCGCCGTACACGCCGGTGCGCAGCCTCGACTTCGACGATCATCCCTTCGAGGTGCAGAAGTGGCAACACGCCTGCGCGCTGTGCGGATCGACGGAAAGCTTTCTCGACGAAATGATCGTCGACGACGCCGGCAAACGCATGTTCGTTTGCTCCGATAGCGACTACTGTCACGAACGCCGCGGCGACGTCGATCTCGACCTGCCGTCGCGCGAAGCACGCAAGGGAGAGCCCGCATGA
- the phnK gene encoding phosphonate C-P lyase system protein PhnK: protein MTPLLSARSLTKQYGGRNGCRNVSFDLYPGEVLCIVGESGSGKTTLLDTLALKTAADSGSLHYTATHGDQLDLLALSEPRRRLLMRTEWGFVQQNPRDGLRSGVSAGANIGEPLMAVGARHYGDIRYAATQWMERVELDSSRIDEFPAAFSGGMQQRLQIARNLVTSPRLVFMDEPTAGLDVSVQARLLDLLRTLTSTLHLSVLIVTHDIGVARLLAHRLMVMQGGEVVEAGLTDQVLDDPQHPYTQTLVSSVLPV from the coding sequence ATGACGCCGCTTCTGAGCGCCCGCTCGCTCACTAAACAATACGGCGGCCGCAACGGCTGCAGAAACGTCAGCTTTGATTTGTATCCTGGCGAGGTGTTGTGCATCGTCGGCGAATCCGGCTCGGGCAAGACCACGCTGCTCGATACGCTCGCACTGAAAACCGCCGCCGATAGCGGCTCGCTTCACTACACGGCCACACATGGCGACCAGCTCGATCTGCTCGCGTTATCCGAACCGCGCCGCCGTTTGCTGATGCGCACTGAGTGGGGTTTCGTCCAGCAGAATCCGCGCGATGGACTGCGCAGCGGCGTCTCGGCCGGCGCAAACATCGGCGAGCCGTTGATGGCCGTCGGCGCGCGACACTATGGCGATATCCGCTACGCGGCCACGCAGTGGATGGAGCGCGTCGAACTCGATTCCTCGCGCATCGACGAATTTCCGGCGGCGTTTTCAGGCGGCATGCAGCAGCGCTTGCAGATCGCGCGCAATCTCGTCACCAGTCCACGGCTCGTCTTCATGGACGAACCCACCGCCGGCCTCGACGTCTCGGTGCAGGCGCGTCTACTCGATCTGCTGCGGACGCTGACTTCCACGCTGCATCTGTCGGTGCTGATCGTCACGCACGATATCGGCGTGGCGCGTTTGCTCGCGCATCGGTTGATGGTGATGCAGGGCGGCGAAGTCGTCGAGGCGGGACTGACCGATCAGGTGCTCGACGATCCGCAGCACCCGTACACGCAAACGCTGGTTTCCTCGGTTCTGCCGGTTTGA
- the phnL gene encoding phosphonate C-P lyase system protein PhnL — protein sequence MRSIETSSEARAGERAFNDNAALMLRAVGIGKTFTLHGQGGVQIEALAGVSLEVERGECLVLVGPSGAGKSTLLRCLYGNYLASSGSIAIRDAANHGQPVSITGAEPHDVLRLRRGVVGYVSQFLRVIPRVPTHTLVAEPLLSRGVPEGEARSRAAALLARLNVPERLWSLAPATFSGGEQQRVNIARGLIAEHPLLLLDEPTASLDAENRDVVADLIVEARERGAAIVGIFHDEDTRGKVATRRLELQPPLRH from the coding sequence ATGCGATCCATTGAAACAAGCAGTGAAGCGCGCGCCGGCGAGCGCGCGTTCAACGACAACGCCGCGCTGATGCTGCGCGCGGTCGGCATCGGCAAGACGTTCACGTTGCATGGCCAGGGCGGCGTGCAGATCGAAGCGCTCGCGGGCGTCTCGCTCGAAGTCGAGCGCGGCGAGTGCCTGGTGCTGGTCGGGCCGTCGGGCGCGGGCAAGAGCACGCTGCTGCGCTGTCTATACGGTAACTACCTGGCGAGCAGCGGCTCGATTGCCATTCGCGATGCGGCGAACCACGGCCAGCCTGTGTCGATCACCGGCGCCGAACCTCATGATGTGTTGCGTCTGCGCCGCGGCGTTGTCGGTTACGTAAGCCAGTTCTTGCGCGTGATTCCGCGCGTGCCGACACACACGCTCGTCGCCGAACCGCTGCTCTCGCGCGGCGTGCCGGAAGGCGAAGCGCGCTCGCGCGCCGCCGCGTTGCTGGCGAGGTTGAACGTGCCCGAGCGGCTCTGGTCGCTCGCGCCCGCCACGTTCTCCGGCGGCGAACAGCAGCGCGTGAATATTGCGCGCGGTCTGATCGCGGAGCATCCGCTGCTGCTGCTCGACGAACCGACGGCCTCGCTCGATGCGGAAAACCGCGACGTGGTCGCCGATCTGATCGTGGAGGCACGCGAGCGCGGCGCGGCGATCGTCGGCATCTTTCATGATGAAGATACGCGCGGCAAGGTGGCCACGCGCCGCCTGGAACTGCAGCCGCCGCTGCGTCACTGA